A portion of the Thermotoga sp. SG1 genome contains these proteins:
- a CDS encoding response regulator yields MKKKILVVDDEPNMRELLREELEEEGYEVETAENGEEALKKFSTGDYDLMILDIEMPGMNGLEVAGKIREMKKDARIVLLTAYSHYRSDLSSWAADEYVVKSFNFDELKEKVKKLLS; encoded by the coding sequence ATGAAAAAGAAAATACTCGTCGTGGACGACGAACCTAACATGCGAGAACTCCTAAGAGAAGAACTCGAAGAAGAGGGGTACGAAGTGGAGACAGCGGAGAACGGTGAAGAAGCCTTGAAAAAGTTCTCTACAGGTGATTACGACCTGATGATACTCGACATAGAGATGCCCGGAATGAACGGTCTAGAAGTTGCGGGAAAGATTCGTGAAATGAAGAAAGATGCCAGAATCGTCCTGCTCACCGCGTATTCTCATTACAGGTCGGATCTTTCATCGTGGGCTGCCGATGAATACGTTGTAAAATCGTTCAACTTCGATGAATTGAAAGAAAAGGTGAAGAAACTACTCTCGTGA
- the ileS gene encoding isoleucine--tRNA ligase: MDYKNTLNLPKTSFPMKANLVNKEKAFLKEWEEMDLYNYVLEQRKGKPLFVLHDGPPYANGHIHIGTALNKILKDIVVKYKTLRGYRAPYVPGWDTHGLPIEHRVSQELGDRIKEMSPAEIRKKCEEFALKFVDIQREEFKRLGVRGDWNNPYITLKPDYEVKILDVFKTLVEQGNVYRSLKPIYWCPRCRTALAEAEIEYHDHRSPSIYVKFRSKDDPDFYIVIWTTTPWTLPANVGIALHPDFEYSVVSVGKERWVIATDLLEAFSRETGVDCSEVVGKIRGKDLEGKEFQHPIFEGKTSRVILADYVSLETGTGCVHIAPGHGEEDYVYGHVKYGLPIVSPVDEEGRFTDEAGKYSGMFIEDANKVIIEDLKEKGILVHASTITHSYPHCWRCKGPVIFRATEQWFISVDHNNLRQRVLEEIDRVKWIPEWGRNRIRSMVEERPDWCISRQRVWGTPIPAVKCKECGEVTLDPKVIEHFMKIVEKEGTNAWFEKNVEELIPESFRCPKCGAHSFEKMLDTLDVWIDSGSSFEYITMREDHPFPLDMYLEGSDQHRGWFHSSIFLAVAKRGSAPYKEVLTHGFIKDELGRKMSKSLGNVVDPMEVVEKYGAEILRLWLASSDYFNDIKISMRIVEQQTEVYKKIRNTFRFLLGNLEDFDPELDRVPYEKLLTIDKWALGRLQEVIKRATECYDSYEFSKVYNLVVKYCTTELSSLYLDVVKDRLYVEAKDSLYRRSAQTVMHEILIALMKILAPIMTFTMEEVYSHLHEKDRKYKTVQAEYWPEYREDLIDRKIMEDFEKLLSIREDVLKALEEKRQQDVIGHSLDAEVVLVPRNDSVKALLEEYRDVLEELFIVSKVHLSDGSGELKGELVEVTAKHAEGEKCQRCWKYTTEISQSEEFPGVCPRCLAVLKGERK, encoded by the coding sequence TTGGATTACAAAAATACACTGAACCTGCCAAAGACTTCGTTTCCAATGAAGGCGAACCTGGTCAACAAAGAAAAAGCCTTCCTGAAAGAATGGGAAGAGATGGATCTCTACAACTACGTCCTCGAGCAGAGAAAGGGAAAACCCCTCTTCGTTCTCCACGATGGCCCACCGTACGCCAACGGACACATACACATCGGAACGGCACTGAACAAGATTCTGAAGGACATCGTGGTCAAGTACAAGACGTTGAGAGGGTACAGAGCACCGTACGTTCCAGGATGGGACACCCACGGTCTTCCCATAGAACACAGGGTTTCTCAGGAACTTGGTGACAGGATAAAAGAGATGTCACCAGCAGAGATAAGAAAGAAGTGTGAGGAGTTTGCTCTGAAATTCGTTGATATACAGAGGGAAGAGTTCAAAAGACTGGGTGTGCGTGGAGACTGGAACAATCCTTACATCACTCTCAAACCGGACTACGAGGTGAAGATCCTCGACGTGTTCAAGACTCTCGTTGAACAAGGGAACGTTTACAGGTCTTTAAAGCCAATCTACTGGTGTCCAAGATGTAGAACCGCTCTTGCAGAAGCGGAAATCGAGTACCATGATCACAGATCACCTTCCATATACGTGAAGTTCAGATCGAAGGATGATCCAGACTTCTATATCGTGATATGGACCACCACCCCCTGGACCCTTCCAGCAAACGTTGGTATCGCGCTTCATCCCGATTTTGAGTATTCCGTTGTGAGTGTCGGAAAAGAAAGATGGGTGATCGCTACAGATCTTCTTGAGGCTTTCTCCAGGGAAACGGGTGTCGACTGTTCCGAAGTGGTAGGAAAGATAAGGGGTAAAGATCTGGAAGGGAAAGAATTCCAGCATCCCATTTTCGAAGGTAAGACTTCCCGCGTGATACTGGCAGACTACGTTTCTCTGGAAACGGGAACGGGTTGTGTCCACATCGCTCCGGGGCACGGTGAAGAGGATTACGTCTATGGTCATGTGAAATACGGTCTTCCCATCGTCTCTCCGGTTGACGAGGAAGGACGATTCACCGATGAAGCGGGGAAATACAGTGGAATGTTCATAGAGGATGCCAACAAAGTTATCATAGAGGACCTGAAAGAAAAGGGAATACTCGTTCATGCATCCACCATAACACACTCCTATCCACACTGCTGGCGCTGTAAGGGACCGGTGATCTTCAGGGCAACCGAACAGTGGTTCATCTCGGTGGATCACAACAACCTGAGGCAGAGGGTACTTGAGGAGATAGACAGGGTCAAATGGATACCGGAGTGGGGTCGAAATAGAATCAGATCCATGGTGGAGGAAAGGCCAGATTGGTGTATCTCAAGACAGCGTGTCTGGGGAACTCCCATACCGGCTGTCAAATGTAAGGAATGTGGAGAAGTCACTCTCGATCCAAAAGTGATCGAACACTTCATGAAGATCGTGGAGAAGGAAGGAACGAACGCGTGGTTTGAAAAAAACGTGGAAGAACTGATCCCTGAAAGTTTCAGGTGTCCAAAGTGTGGGGCGCACTCTTTTGAAAAGATGCTCGACACACTCGATGTGTGGATCGATTCTGGGTCCTCTTTCGAGTACATAACCATGAGGGAAGACCATCCTTTCCCGCTGGACATGTACCTTGAAGGAAGCGATCAACACAGAGGATGGTTCCATTCTTCCATTTTCCTCGCCGTTGCAAAGAGGGGATCTGCCCCATACAAAGAAGTACTGACGCACGGGTTCATAAAGGATGAACTCGGCAGGAAGATGAGCAAATCCCTTGGAAACGTTGTGGATCCCATGGAAGTGGTCGAAAAATACGGTGCAGAGATCTTGAGGCTCTGGCTTGCAAGTAGCGATTACTTCAACGATATAAAGATCTCCATGAGGATAGTGGAACAACAAACAGAGGTTTACAAGAAGATAAGGAACACGTTCAGATTCCTGCTTGGAAACCTTGAGGACTTCGATCCAGAACTGGACAGAGTACCTTACGAAAAGCTTCTCACCATTGACAAATGGGCACTCGGAAGGCTTCAGGAAGTCATAAAACGTGCCACAGAGTGCTACGACAGTTACGAATTTTCCAAAGTCTACAACCTCGTGGTGAAGTACTGTACAACAGAGCTCAGCTCTCTCTACCTTGATGTTGTAAAAGACAGGCTCTACGTCGAGGCAAAAGATTCTCTCTACAGAAGATCGGCACAGACGGTGATGCACGAAATACTCATCGCACTCATGAAGATCCTCGCTCCCATCATGACCTTCACGATGGAGGAAGTGTATTCACACCTTCACGAAAAAGATAGAAAATACAAAACAGTCCAGGCCGAGTACTGGCCGGAGTACAGAGAGGATCTGATCGACAGAAAGATCATGGAGGATTTCGAAAAACTCCTCTCCATAAGAGAAGACGTTCTGAAGGCGCTTGAAGAGAAAAGACAGCAGGACGTGATAGGACACTCTCTGGACGCTGAGGTGGTCCTTGTCCCAAGAAACGACTCTGTGAAGGCCCTTCTCGAAGAGTACAGAGACGTTCTCGAAGAACTCTTCATCGTATCAAAGGTGCACCTTTCGGATGGATCTGGTGAACTGAAAGGAGAACTCGTCGAGGTTACCGCAAAACACGCAGAAGGAGAGAAATGTCAAAGATGCTGGAAATACACAACCGAGATCTCCCAATCTGAAGAATTTCCCGGCGTTTGTCCCAGGTGTCTTGCTGTTTTGAAAGGGGAAAGGAAGTGA
- a CDS encoding type IV pilus twitching motility protein PilT — protein MTDKSFLKIITEAYGLRATDVHISAGCPPYYRIDGKLVPQEKYGKFTREDVMNSLKELFLEIGHPFPPKEKEVDFSFTVGDAIRVRGNLYYERKNPAVAFRLIPKKIRTFQELGLPEILKTFVERKYGLVLVAGPTGSGKSTTLAAMIDHINENFPYHIITIEDPIEYVFTNKKSVIHQRELGSDTDSFYNGLKYALRQDPDVILVGEMRDLETMALALTAAETGHLVLATVHTNSAASAPERIIDVFPAHQQRQIALQLANTLIAVIYQRLVPKANGIGFTPIVEIMVGTPAVRNLIRENKIHQLESVIQAGARHGMILFDDALVKAALRGDISKEDAIQFARNQEEVARRLGVKV, from the coding sequence GTGACGGACAAATCATTTTTGAAGATCATCACGGAAGCCTATGGTTTGAGGGCAACCGATGTTCACATCTCAGCCGGTTGCCCTCCCTATTATCGGATCGATGGAAAACTCGTCCCCCAGGAAAAATACGGTAAGTTTACCAGAGAAGATGTGATGAACAGCTTGAAAGAACTCTTTCTGGAAATAGGACACCCCTTTCCTCCAAAAGAAAAAGAAGTGGATTTTTCCTTCACCGTAGGAGATGCGATCAGGGTAAGGGGAAACCTTTATTACGAAAGGAAAAACCCTGCCGTTGCCTTCAGGTTGATTCCAAAAAAGATCAGAACGTTTCAGGAACTTGGGCTTCCCGAGATTTTGAAGACGTTCGTTGAAAGAAAATACGGCCTTGTACTGGTTGCTGGACCAACGGGAAGTGGAAAATCCACAACCCTCGCTGCCATGATAGACCATATAAACGAGAACTTTCCGTACCACATAATAACGATAGAGGACCCTATAGAGTACGTTTTCACCAACAAAAAGTCCGTCATACATCAAAGAGAACTCGGTTCCGACACAGACTCCTTCTACAACGGCCTAAAATACGCACTCAGACAAGACCCGGACGTGATACTCGTTGGAGAAATGAGAGATCTCGAGACGATGGCACTCGCCCTCACTGCAGCGGAGACGGGACATCTCGTCCTCGCAACGGTTCATACGAATTCTGCTGCCTCCGCTCCAGAAAGGATCATAGACGTCTTTCCAGCACACCAGCAAAGACAAATCGCCCTTCAACTTGCAAACACTCTGATCGCTGTCATCTATCAGAGACTCGTTCCAAAGGCAAACGGAATAGGCTTCACACCCATCGTAGAGATCATGGTGGGAACACCGGCTGTCAGAAACCTGATAAGAGAAAACAAGATCCATCAACTGGAGTCAGTTATACAGGCAGGTGCTAGGCACGGTATGATTCTCTTCGACGATGCCCTGGTGAAGGCAGCTCTCAGGGGAGACATCTCGAAGGAAGATGCTATTCAGTTTGCCAGAAACCAGGAGGAGGTGGCCAGAAGATTAGGAGTGAAGGTTTAG
- the prfA gene encoding peptide chain release factor 1, protein MEKISSVLKEKKKELEKQLSRPDLNPEEMKNYGIEYAKLEEIESIVNRIKETQEFIELLKEEEENEQEIDRYEKELDSLFQELFLLLSPETGDKAIVEIRPGTGGEEAALFARDLFRMYTRYAERKGWNVEIAEMHETDLGGVKESVFFVKGKNAYSILKYESGVHRVQRVPITESGGRIHTSTATVVVLPEIEEKDIEIRPEDLKIETFRASGHGGQYVNKTESAVRITHIPTGIVVSCQNERSQYQNKQTALRILRARLYQLQREQLEKELSQKRRSQIGTGERSEKIRTYNFPQNRVTDHRINYTSYRLQEILDGDLDEIIAKLIEHDIENNIEEILGMNTSNGEH, encoded by the coding sequence GTGGAAAAGATCTCTTCAGTCCTGAAGGAGAAAAAGAAAGAGCTGGAAAAACAGCTGTCCAGACCCGATCTGAACCCGGAAGAGATGAAAAACTACGGAATAGAGTACGCAAAGCTTGAAGAGATAGAGAGCATCGTGAACAGGATAAAGGAAACACAGGAGTTCATAGAACTTCTGAAAGAAGAGGAAGAAAACGAACAGGAGATCGACAGGTACGAAAAAGAACTCGATAGCCTCTTTCAGGAACTCTTCCTTTTGCTGTCTCCTGAAACAGGAGATAAAGCGATCGTAGAGATCAGGCCAGGAACAGGTGGAGAAGAGGCCGCTCTGTTTGCGCGCGACCTTTTCAGGATGTACACGAGGTATGCAGAAAGGAAAGGCTGGAACGTGGAAATCGCTGAGATGCATGAGACGGATCTAGGAGGAGTGAAGGAATCGGTCTTCTTTGTAAAAGGAAAAAACGCCTACAGTATTCTGAAATACGAAAGTGGTGTTCACAGAGTTCAGAGGGTGCCGATCACGGAATCTGGAGGTAGAATTCACACCTCAACAGCAACCGTCGTGGTCCTTCCCGAGATAGAAGAGAAAGACATCGAGATAAGACCAGAGGACCTTAAGATAGAAACCTTCAGAGCCTCGGGACACGGTGGCCAGTACGTGAACAAAACAGAGTCCGCCGTGAGGATCACCCACATTCCAACGGGAATCGTCGTTTCCTGTCAGAACGAAAGATCGCAGTATCAGAACAAACAGACTGCTTTGAGGATCCTCCGCGCACGTCTCTATCAGCTTCAGAGAGAACAACTGGAGAAAGAACTCTCTCAGAAGAGAAGATCACAGATAGGAACAGGAGAGAGAAGTGAGAAAATCAGAACCTACAACTTCCCACAGAACAGGGTCACCGATCACAGGATAAACTACACCTCTTACAGGCTTCAGGAGATTCTCGATGGAGATCTCGATGAGATCATAGCAAAATTGATAGAACACGATATAGAAAACAACATCGAAGAAATTTTAGGAATGAATACCTCAAATGGAGAACATTAA
- the flgB gene encoding flagellar basal body rod protein FlgB, with protein sequence MFNSNFYTLKQAMDVSLLRQKVHSLNIANVSTPGYKRKYVAFEEFLKESKTKLELTRTSEKHMGGSQRVVEPRVLTQDDTIMRNDGNNVDIDYEMVQLVENGLRYQVLTRLMSMNIDRYNAVLRSVR encoded by the coding sequence ATGTTCAACTCCAACTTCTACACACTGAAGCAAGCGATGGATGTTTCACTGTTGAGACAGAAAGTGCATTCACTCAACATAGCGAATGTGAGCACTCCCGGTTACAAGAGAAAGTACGTGGCGTTCGAAGAGTTCTTGAAGGAATCGAAGACGAAACTTGAACTCACGAGGACCAGTGAGAAACATATGGGAGGCTCTCAAAGGGTCGTGGAGCCACGTGTTCTGACACAGGACGATACAATCATGAGAAACGACGGTAACAACGTGGACATCGACTACGAAATGGTTCAGCTTGTGGAAAACGGGCTCAGATATCAGGTTCTCACCAGACTCATGTCGATGAACATAGACAGATACAACGCTGTCCTGAGGAGTGTGAGATGA
- the flgC gene encoding flagellar basal body rod protein FlgC, with product MMSEFDIMNISATGMSAQRLRVEIVSTNIANAETTRTETGEPYRRKVPVFAEYLRRTRDGKIESAGVKVVKIEEDTSPFRLVYDPTHPDADENGYVRMPNVNIVREMVDLINAQRAYDANVAAFNVTKNMVNSALQIGRG from the coding sequence ATGATGAGCGAATTCGATATAATGAACATCAGCGCAACGGGTATGTCCGCACAGAGGCTCAGAGTTGAGATCGTCTCCACAAACATAGCGAACGCAGAAACCACCAGGACAGAAACAGGAGAGCCTTACAGAAGGAAAGTCCCAGTTTTTGCTGAATACCTGAGAAGAACAAGAGATGGTAAAATAGAGAGTGCAGGTGTGAAGGTAGTGAAAATAGAGGAGGATACATCACCCTTCAGACTCGTTTACGATCCCACACATCCTGATGCAGACGAAAACGGATACGTGAGGATGCCGAACGTGAACATAGTCAGGGAAATGGTCGATCTTATAAACGCTCAGAGGGCCTACGATGCGAACGTGGCGGCGTTCAACGTGACCAAGAACATGGTAAACAGTGCCCTTCAAATTGGAAGGGGGTAA
- the fliE gene encoding flagellar hook-basal body complex protein FliE — translation MVDRIEGLGPIEDAGKVQKKKDGDFSKALKEALEKVNDIQKRAEKLTDDFAQGKISNIHEVIIEAEKASIALRLTVEVRNRIVEAYREIMRMQI, via the coding sequence ATGGTGGATAGGATAGAAGGACTCGGTCCCATAGAAGACGCTGGGAAGGTCCAGAAGAAAAAGGATGGTGACTTTTCAAAAGCTTTGAAAGAAGCTCTGGAAAAAGTAAACGATATCCAGAAAAGAGCAGAGAAACTGACAGATGATTTTGCTCAAGGGAAAATCAGCAACATCCACGAAGTTATAATAGAAGCTGAGAAGGCTTCGATCGCTCTCAGACTCACCGTCGAGGTGAGAAACAGGATCGTTGAAGCATACAGAGAGATCATGAGGATGCAAATCTGA
- a CDS encoding cyclophilin-like fold protein, with the protein MKVELVFENARCLIELDESCEVVERLKEKIPFESTVNTWGEEIYFSTPVSVQKMENPREVVEIGDVGYWPPGRALCLFFGKTPISDDKIRPASAVNVIGKIIEGLKDLKKVKDGERVTVRFASS; encoded by the coding sequence ATGAAGGTGGAACTGGTATTCGAAAATGCAAGATGTCTCATCGAACTGGATGAATCCTGCGAGGTGGTTGAGAGACTGAAAGAAAAAATCCCATTCGAAAGCACGGTGAACACCTGGGGTGAGGAGATCTACTTTTCAACTCCTGTGAGCGTTCAGAAGATGGAAAATCCCAGGGAAGTGGTAGAAATAGGAGATGTTGGCTATTGGCCTCCTGGAAGGGCGTTGTGCCTGTTCTTCGGGAAAACTCCCATCAGCGATGACAAAATAAGGCCAGCAAGCGCTGTGAACGTGATAGGAAAGATCATTGAAGGACTAAAAGATCTGAAAAAAGTGAAAGACGGTGAGAGGGTCACCGTCAGATTTGCATCCTCATGA
- the sufC gene encoding Fe-S cluster assembly ATPase SufC, giving the protein MLEIKDLHAKLRDEEKEILKGVNLKIEKGEVHVLMGPNGSGKSTLANVVMGNPKYVVTKGDILFEGRSIKDLPPDERAKLGIMMTFQNPYEIEGVKFSQFLITSHRKVHGEEKNYLELRRELENQSEKLGLGRDFLERYLNVGFSGGEKKRSEILQALFLKPKLLILDEIDSGLDVDALKLIAKTIADLNKERVTLLIITHYKRLLDYLERIDRVHVYVDGRIVKSGGAELADEVEEKGYSLEGVR; this is encoded by the coding sequence ATGCTTGAAATTAAAGATCTGCATGCGAAGTTGAGGGACGAGGAAAAGGAAATACTGAAAGGAGTAAACCTCAAAATAGAAAAAGGTGAAGTGCACGTTCTCATGGGGCCAAACGGCAGTGGGAAATCCACTCTTGCAAACGTTGTAATGGGAAACCCAAAGTACGTTGTAACAAAAGGAGACATCCTCTTTGAAGGACGCTCTATAAAAGACCTACCACCTGACGAAAGGGCAAAGCTAGGTATCATGATGACATTCCAGAATCCCTACGAGATAGAAGGGGTGAAGTTTTCACAGTTTCTCATCACATCGCACAGAAAGGTTCACGGAGAAGAGAAAAACTACCTTGAACTCAGAAGAGAACTGGAAAACCAGTCAGAAAAGCTGGGACTCGGAAGAGATTTTCTCGAGAGATACCTGAACGTTGGATTTTCCGGCGGCGAGAAAAAGAGATCCGAAATCCTTCAGGCTCTTTTTCTGAAACCCAAGCTTCTCATACTCGATGAGATAGACTCAGGCCTCGATGTGGACGCACTCAAACTCATAGCAAAGACTATTGCCGATCTCAACAAAGAGAGGGTCACGCTTCTCATCATCACCCACTACAAAAGACTTTTGGATTATCTGGAAAGGATTGACAGAGTACATGTTTATGTGGATGGTCGCATAGTGAAAAGCGGTGGAGCGGAACTTGCTGATGAAGTTGAGGAAAAGGGTTACAGCCTGGAAGGAGTGAGATGA
- the sufB gene encoding Fe-S cluster assembly protein SufB, giving the protein MMERIILDDSRFNFVPKVKTAYKAPPGLNERLIEEISRAKNEPEWMLKHRLESLRIFKEWHNPRFGVDISELDLGKIVSYIRPDAKKGASWEEVPEEVKEAFDRLGIPEAEKKYLAGVGAQLDSEIVYQNIKKELEKLGVIFLDMESAVREYPDLVKEYFMKLVPNTDHKFAALHGAIWSGGTFLYVPANVKIPMPLQAYFLMSNPGMGQFEHTIIVAEEGSEVTFIEGCSAPRYNVINLHAGMVEIYVKRGAKVKYLTIQNWSKNTYNLNTKRSIVEEEGSMTWVSGSLGSYKTMLYPMTILKGKGSRAESMSITYAGPGQHMDTGSKVVHLAPYTSSLVSAKSISLGGGWAFYRGLLKITKEAVNSKASVECAALMLDNKSKSDTVPIIEVETDKADVGHEARIGRIGEDQIFYLMSRGLSEQEAKSMIVKGFVEPVVKELPFEYAVELNKLLELEIEKSIG; this is encoded by the coding sequence ATGATGGAAAGAATCATCCTAGATGATTCCAGATTCAACTTCGTTCCCAAAGTGAAAACTGCCTACAAAGCTCCTCCAGGGCTCAATGAAAGGTTGATAGAAGAGATATCCCGGGCAAAGAATGAGCCAGAATGGATGCTGAAACATCGGCTCGAATCCTTGAGGATATTCAAGGAGTGGCACAACCCGAGGTTCGGTGTGGACATCTCTGAACTCGATCTGGGAAAGATCGTATCCTACATAAGACCCGATGCAAAAAAAGGTGCTTCCTGGGAAGAGGTACCCGAGGAGGTGAAAGAAGCCTTTGACAGGCTGGGAATACCCGAAGCCGAAAAGAAATACCTTGCCGGCGTTGGAGCGCAGCTTGATTCAGAGATCGTTTATCAGAACATAAAGAAAGAACTGGAAAAACTCGGTGTTATTTTTCTGGACATGGAGAGTGCCGTGAGAGAGTATCCCGATCTTGTGAAGGAGTACTTCATGAAACTCGTTCCCAACACCGATCACAAGTTCGCTGCACTTCATGGAGCCATCTGGAGCGGAGGAACTTTCCTGTACGTCCCAGCCAACGTGAAGATTCCCATGCCTCTTCAGGCTTACTTTTTGATGAGTAATCCCGGAATGGGACAGTTCGAACACACCATCATCGTTGCAGAAGAAGGCAGTGAAGTCACCTTCATAGAAGGATGCTCAGCTCCAAGATACAACGTCATCAATCTCCACGCCGGAATGGTTGAGATATACGTCAAACGAGGAGCAAAGGTCAAGTACCTCACCATACAGAACTGGAGCAAAAACACCTACAATCTCAACACGAAAAGATCGATCGTCGAGGAAGAGGGTTCGATGACGTGGGTGTCTGGATCCCTTGGCAGTTACAAGACTATGCTGTACCCGATGACGATACTCAAGGGAAAGGGTTCAAGGGCAGAGAGCATGTCCATCACGTACGCAGGACCAGGCCAGCACATGGATACAGGTTCGAAAGTCGTTCACCTTGCCCCGTACACGAGTTCTCTTGTGAGCGCAAAGAGTATTTCTCTTGGCGGTGGATGGGCCTTCTACAGGGGCCTTCTGAAGATCACAAAAGAGGCTGTGAACAGTAAGGCATCCGTGGAATGTGCGGCTCTGATGCTCGACAACAAATCGAAGAGTGACACAGTTCCCATAATAGAGGTGGAAACAGACAAAGCAGACGTGGGGCATGAGGCAAGGATTGGAAGAATAGGAGAGGATCAGATATTCTATCTCATGAGTAGAGGTCTCTCAGAACAGGAGGCAAAATCGATGATAGTGAAAGGATTTGTGGAACCAGTTGTGAAGGAGCTCCCATTTGAGTACGCCGTCGAGCTCAACAAACTTCTCGAACTGGAAATAGAAAAGAGTATAGGGTGA
- a CDS encoding SufD family Fe-S cluster assembly protein — translation MEKTLVLEHDGEKAVVWETPQIFSENDYGYDVLEKALEKTEGPLKEWRRKKFLEYYKEWGFPKWKRCSLDGMVLPELSFNHVDLDVDISLLEKLDFEGSHRKFVLLGDAFFTDFKIYGDGKHLIRSEDGVENVLVIVEKEAEIHRISKVRRFRNTVMRILVKRNATLKFINVDLSGDFTFDNAFIVLEEGAKLSMRDFRAFGHRKVGYVLVKKSKLSETDMRSYFYQNGTGITDLLYLMRFEGEEAKGRLKGNGVVDGFGKIVFRGILDVKRGSKNIVAEEAEHTLILSPEARMEAIPSLWVDENEVTASHSASSSSLDENQLFYIMSRGIDEAEAKKLIVRGIFSDLLDELEESVKGDVEDVVNQIV, via the coding sequence ATGGAAAAAACGCTGGTACTGGAACACGATGGAGAAAAAGCGGTCGTCTGGGAGACCCCACAGATATTCTCAGAAAACGACTATGGATACGATGTTCTGGAGAAAGCGCTGGAGAAAACAGAAGGACCCTTAAAAGAATGGAGACGAAAGAAGTTCCTGGAATACTACAAAGAATGGGGATTTCCAAAGTGGAAAAGATGCAGTCTTGATGGAATGGTACTTCCGGAACTTTCGTTCAACCACGTGGACCTTGATGTGGACATATCCCTTCTTGAGAAACTCGACTTTGAAGGATCACACAGAAAGTTCGTTCTTCTTGGAGACGCGTTCTTTACGGATTTTAAGATATACGGAGATGGGAAGCATCTGATCAGATCCGAAGATGGAGTGGAGAACGTTCTTGTGATTGTGGAAAAAGAGGCGGAGATCCACAGGATATCAAAGGTGAGGAGATTCAGAAACACGGTGATGAGGATCCTTGTGAAAAGAAACGCCACGTTGAAGTTCATCAACGTGGATCTCTCAGGAGATTTCACCTTCGACAACGCGTTCATCGTGCTCGAAGAAGGTGCAAAACTTTCGATGAGGGACTTCAGAGCGTTCGGTCACAGAAAGGTTGGATACGTTCTTGTGAAGAAGAGTAAACTGAGCGAGACGGATATGAGATCTTACTTCTATCAGAACGGAACAGGCATAACGGACCTCCTCTACCTCATGAGGTTTGAAGGTGAGGAAGCGAAGGGAAGGTTGAAGGGAAACGGTGTGGTGGATGGATTTGGGAAAATCGTCTTTCGTGGCATACTGGATGTGAAAAGAGGTTCGAAGAACATCGTTGCCGAGGAGGCAGAACACACTCTCATACTCTCTCCTGAGGCTCGCATGGAAGCCATTCCGAGTCTGTGGGTGGACGAGAACGAAGTTACAGCTTCTCACTCTGCAAGCTCGTCCTCTCTCGACGAAAACCAGCTCTTCTACATCATGTCCAGGGGGATTGACGAGGCTGAAGCGAAAAAGCTCATCGTGAGGGGAATCTTTTCAGATCTTCTGGACGAACTGGAAGAATCTGTCAAAGGAGATGTGGAAGATGTTGTCAACCAGATTGTATGA